gacgccgttggtggcctcgagctgctgggcgtgacggcggcggaagtaaGGGTCCCAGAGcaggctgtcggggacgtaccgtggcccctccctcgccgcacgcggcaggttcccgcggatgcgtgcgatctccgcacgccgcgccgcgcctgtgggtatcgggggcaccggcacgccgcccgcgctgatcctccacgccccgggcacccgcatgtccggcgggaccgggtactcggcctcataaaggaggcgagcctcgtcttcatgaagatagcggcggccgaagccgttcgccgccgcgccgtcgcctgggaagcgctcggccatgggtgtGAACTAGAGACGGtgaaagagaggagaggagagggaggaacgacgacggcggGAGAGTGTGAGTCGCCGAGTGCGCCGGGGCGCGTCAtatataggccgaggcgccgcccgcgcGCGTGccaccgtgtgtacgcgtggcgggcgagggagggcgagggacgcgcgttgtccggtcttcactgcgccgcccgtgaggcatcaatggcgcaggctgaccgacgcggcagctttggcattgattcgctgCAGGAAACGAGGCGACGAGGACGACGAAGGGCcgagaagagagccgtgtcgctaacgcggcgggcccgcggctttttcgcgccaaaaaaGTTCGCCCGGCGCCCCCCAGCGCACCAGGTTCGGGCTGGGTctgccggcgctgttttcggcccaagccggcgaaaatcagactcctgggggcgcgactgggccgtttttcggcgccggcgcgaaaaaaacgcctggggaggccttcctgggggcgcggctggagatgcccttaagcTCCTCGTTTTCCAGCTCCAACACTTGTATAAAATCTTTAGATCCTCATTTTCACTCTTTAGGGAATTAGGGGTTCTACATTCAGTGCAGCAGACAAGGGTAGCAGTCCGTAGCAACCTGATTATGTAAAGATTAGGTGATATGCGCTGCTAGTAGCAAGCAGAGTAGCAGCTGAGGAAATGCTCCTCTTACCGGGGAACATCCGGTCATCGTCGGAGCGCAGTAGGGCCATGCACGTTGCCTCCCACATCCTCCAGTTCTCATCCGCCTGACATCTCCTCGAGCACACGCTAGTCAATAGCATCAGTGAGGAGCCGATCGAAACCCTAGGATAAATAGGAGGGAGTGGATGGAGCGGAGGGGTCACCTTGAGGAGGCGCCACTGGAGGCGAACGTCGCGGGCCTCCTAGGGGCCAGGACTCGTGCTGCAGTGCGTTGACGGCCTCCAGCCGCGCGCGGCCGGCGGCGAGCGCCTCCACCCGTGGCATCATCTCCACAGCGTATGCGCGCAGCCACTCGCTCTCCCGGCAGGCCGCCCCGCGACGACACCACCGCCGTCCATGGAATCGTGGAGATGGAGCTGGCCGGCCGGCGCCGCAACAGCTTTCTTGTCACGGCGGATTGGCACCTGCCCTCTCCATCCCCGTCCACGAGCCCGCCGGCGCCAACCTCTGATACCCTTACTCGAGACCGCTCGTCTTGAGCGCAGCACGCCATCCCATCCTCTGCCTCCCGCGAGGTCGCCGGCGCGCAGATCGGTCCGCTCGATCTCCGTGAGCCGGATGCCAGCGCCGCACCCTCCCATCCTGTGCCTCCAGCGAGGTCGCGACCAGTCAGTGGAGGGGAGCTATGAACGGTGAAGAAAGCCCCGGGTGGGGAGGAGATGGGATTGGGAGGCAGGAGTCGGCCGGCGGCGCGCGGGGCGTGGCTGGAGGTGGGTTGGGCGGGGCGGAGCGCCGCGAGGCAAAGCGTGGCTGCGTTTTTTTTCTTTCGTACTGGTTCAATTAGTACCCCCTCGTTTATACCTTttttctctccctaataataaagcacggattgagccCTTGAGTTCAGCGTCACAATactttcacctatattattttcgcTATCCGAAGTGGTACTATTTATAAGCCTTTTCGTACGTGTAGTTAACAGTCGTGTAGTTAACAGTTCTTTTATTAGGCatcgtgtgtgtgcgtgtgtttgaaTATAAAAAAATGCAGAGAAAACAATTGGCCAAAGCCGGGATTCAAACCCTGGTCTGCTGGGTGTGTGCGAACGCATCATACCGAACAGGCAAGACTCGTAAGTGTGCTAACGTTGACGTCTTGCCTTTCAAGAATAGAAAACCACGCGTACTCGGGCCGAAACAATGGCCCCGGGCGTGCTGGGCCTGCCGACTACTGCGGCCGACGGTATAGACATTATGGAGCAGGATGCTGCTTCAAAAATTAAGCAAAGAATATGACATGAATAACAATTGTCCTTAACGAAACAAATGAAGGGAAGGGCAATAGCTATTATGCATAATTAGGCCAGCAAGAAAGAAAATAGACATTAATTGCTAATTGCATGAGAAATAAAGAAGgaaggagaaaaaaagagagaggaaggaaaTAGACGGTAATTATGTGGAGCCGGCAAGAAAGGAAATAGATAATTTTGCATGAGAAATAAAAAAGTAAGGAGAAAGGAAATAGACGGTAATTATTGTGAGCGTCATATTAATCGCAGGAGTAATTAACAGGCCGACAATTTGGATTCCTCACATGCATGATACtccatccgtttctaaatatttgtctttctagatatctcaacaagcgactacatacggagcaaattgggtgaatgtacactctaaaatatatctatatacatccgtatatgttagtccatttgaaatctctaaaaaaacaaatattaaggaacggagggagtataaggaaAGAAAGATAAATAAAATAGACACTAATTGCATGAGAAATAAAgaataaaagagaaaagaaaacgAGAGGAAGTAAATAGATGGCAATTACAGTTTTTTCTTGAAGGAGGTGCAGATATCAATGGCAGGCGTGTAGTGCCCCATTCATATCTTATGAATAAAACGATGTGGCGTCTTTTTCGTGCTTGATACTCACTAAATTCATGCCATTTTTTCTTTCGTTGCAACAGAGAGTGTGACATGTTTTCCTTCCATTTATAATCCTTACTAAATTTGCCCCAAATTTATAACACACTGAACGTTATATTTGCGCATACAGTCCCCGCTAAATTTATGTCAATTATTTCAACTGTTGTAACCCACGGGCATctatattattttttatatttatataaatgaAGGTATAATCTTATTGGTCCTCCCATTTCATATGTCCATGGCATTTTTCATATTGGGATAGGCTATTCTACCGTTCATCTGTCCTGGGCCACTTGGCCTCTGCCCCGTTGGTCCGTGTAGCATTCCACCAATAGAAAAAACAATGCCCTGCCAACCTATCCGTGGGACCCGGCCCAACAAATCAAACCCGCCATCCGTCTAGGATATGAGGCAAAAATCGTTGACCTCTAAATCGCAACCCGCACTGTTTTTTGTGTTGATCGTGTTAGCCCGACAAATGGGTGTTGATTGTTTTAAACTAAAGTTAAATTTGGTGGTTGTTTGTGTTCTTCATGGAATGGTACTAAACTATTACGATGTAAATCCGGATAACACAAACACAAGGCGCAAGCATTAGATTGTGCAGACGTGGTCGGGATCTCAAACGCGACCATTCGTTGGTCTTTCCATGCAGGCGATGCAATTTTGTATTGGTTCCAAACTCAGGTGGAACGTTCGCTGTGTAGTGAACATCGTGACCGACTATGATAATAAAGAAAAGAAGTGGAAACAAGGACGGAGGCACTAGGGATGATaatttgtttctcccgttgcaacgcacgggcacttttgctagttatctctccctaataataaagcacggattgactccgtgggttcaccgtcacaatacgctttttcCCGTGAATTTAcgttttcagtttgaatttaaaacatatacacgaggtggtactaatctTTCTGTATTTTTTTGTGAGACACGTTTCGTCCGTCAAGTATCGTACGTCCGATCGGAGCCAGGCCAACTGAAACCGACCGTGCGTTGTGGCCTAATAAATCCGGCCCAACCCGGTTCTTCCTTTATTCCCTCGCGTGGCTCTTGTCCCTGTCGCTCGCCCAATCTCATCTTCTGAAGCGCCTCCaactccgcctccacctcctcttcgGTCTTCGCCTAGAGCGTTCCATGATGGCAGGTCGAATCTGCCGCCCCAACGATGTCATGGCCTGGCTCCAACCCTAACGACCTAGAACGTGGGGTGCAGCGACGTGGCCCATGAGAACGGCGGCTTCTCCTTCCACCGCTGTCCGccgcttctcctcttcttcctactGCAGACCCCCTGCTCCAGAGCTCACCCAGCGGCCCAGGCTGACGCGTACGTTGTTTATCTAGCGGTTTGACCATGAGGACCATAGTAGATGTCGTCTATTGAGGGCCAGCGACGGTCAGGCCGGGCAGCAGCGGCGATCCGGGTAGACCATCTCCCCGTCGAAGTCTGGTCTGTAAGACGCAGCCATAATCGATCGAGGGCCAGCGACGGCTGGACCTAGGGCAACATCGGCGACCTGAATAGATTCTTCTCTTCTGTGTTATCTTTGGTTTGCAAGGCGTGTGGCAACGTTAGCAACCTGAGGGAGATGGGAAAAGACGATCCTGATGCTGCCTGCGCACGCCCGAACCATGTCCAACCATAGTAGGTTAAACGAATGAACTGCTCTCTGTGTAATTGCTACAAAAATCATGCCAATTTCCTCTACCCATGCCTGTACTCTGTGTAATTGCTATAAGAAATTATCCTGTATGCTGAAATCCCTACTATTTTTTTGAGAGCCAAATCCCTACTATATTCTATTTCTATACCATGGTGGATTTATCAGAAACACTAAATAGATTGGTTTGTACTGTAACATATCATCTAGAAAATTTGGTTTTTGTAAATTAATCTTTTTGCATTGCTCTTGCCGATTGTGTTGTAGGGAGCAGAGAAGAGCAATATGTGGTGGTCTAGGTCGCCTTCAGTTGGGAcctgtacctgtaggaataattaTGTTTCCATAGCTGAAAAAATGTATGATGCACGGACTTCTAATATTTGTATGTCAGTTTCCAACCGCTGTTGGAAGACGATAGGTGTGTAAGTCATGTAtcctataagagagagagagagagagagagagagagagagagagagatgtggcgTGATGTTGTACCATATGATGGCCAAAATTATAAAATTACAACGTATCCGAAGATGCTTCCATGAGCTTGCCCGTGGGGGTTGGTCGGCAAATGAATTTGTTGATCAATGATGCCAGGAAAGTTATCTGATAATTTGTGGATCTATACTACCAGCAA
Above is a window of Triticum aestivum cultivar Chinese Spring chromosome 6B, IWGSC CS RefSeq v2.1, whole genome shotgun sequence DNA encoding:
- the LOC123134083 gene encoding uncharacterized protein — its product is MACCAQDERSRVRVSEVGAGGLVDGDGEGRCQSAVTRKLLRRRPASSISTIPWTAVVSSRGGLPGERVAARIRCGDDATGGGARRRPRAAGGRQRTAARVLAPRRPATFASSGASSRCQADENWRMWEATCMALLRSDDDRMFPGRSLLACSASSKQRTSLFAQPFRGTNGFLHSVRPRCRLLVLDNRWNVYDALNLQGNVLGLLLEHLLSNFLEGFG